The nucleotide window TGGACTGACAGGAAACGGACAGAAACGGGTAACAGGGACGGAGTGAAAACTGGGGTCACAGGCCCGAGGCCGGATCGACCCAGGAAGAAGTGACACTGTCTGGGGTCCAGGAAGGACACAGGTGATGGTTTGGGGTCTTCcagatgcttttttttgtttgttttgaagccTAAATCTTGACACCTTCTCAACCCCAAGTAAGAAAgtgcttgttggagttcccgtcgtggcgcagtggttaacgaatccgactgggaaccacgaggctgcgggttcgatccctgcccttgctcagtgggtcaaggatccggcgttgccatgagctgtggtgtaggtcgcagatgcggctcggatcccgcgttgctgtggctctggtgtaggccggtggctacagctccgattcgacccctagcccgggaacctccatatgccgcgggagcggttcaagaaatggcaaaaagacaaaaaaagaaaaagaaagaaagaaagaaaatgcttgttTTCTCCCCCAAGTGTTTCGTGCGACCTATTCACCAGCCAAGCATATAATCTCATGAAAAGCTAATTTAATGACACTATTTTCAGCTGTAGAGCATTGTGGAAGGGCTTTGCCCTGGGCTGGAAAGGAAAAGCCAAGCTCCTGAGTGGCGGCGGCTACGGGCTAGTTAACGTGGGTCTCTCGGAGGCGGCTGGGGAAGGGCTCGCCTCTCGCCCCTGCAGCTGAGAGTCGGGCAAGCTGGTCTGGGTTCAAGCTGGTCTGGGTTCGTGACAGCTGGGTGCAGAGCGGACCTGTCGGCAGGTGAATGAGGGACCAGCCTCACGCTGACGTTCCGCCCTGTCCCCCAGAGTGTGACAAGTTTAACCAGTGTGGAACGTGCACTGAGTTCAAAGAATGCCACGTCATCCAGAACTACACCCTCTGGAAGGTTGGCGACTATGGCTCTGTCTCCGGGCGGGAGAAGATGATGGCTGAAATCTACGCCAACGGGCCCATCAGGTGAGGCGCCGGCACACGGCTGCGGGCACCGGGCCCGCCGGCCTCCTTCTGGCCCCTTTCCTTCTGGCCCGCTTGGCTCACGAGGCTGGAGACACAGCTCCCGAGGGTTTTCTCAGAAGCAAAGCCCCcagtgttcccgtcgtggctcagcagccctgaacccgactggtacccaCGAggtggcgggttaaggatccggcgttgccgtgagctgtggtgtaggtcacagaagcggcttggatcccgcacggctgtggctgtggctgtggtgcaggccggcagctgcagctccagtgggacccctggcctggaaccttccatatgctgcaggtgtggccctaaaaagacaaaagaatgaaagttGAACAACCCAGGGGCCCCTGGCGGGACGGTCCCGTGGCGGGAGGGCGGGTGCCGCCCTGCTGGGGTGGCCGCGGCTTCAGGGGAGGGCGCCGGGTACCGGGTTGGGGCTGGACGCCCAGGTGGGCGTCGTAGGAGCGGCTCTGCCCCGAAGCCCTCGGCGGTGGAGGCTCTCCACCGGTGGGCTCACCGCTGCCCGGGGCTCGCAGCTGCGGCATCATGGCCACAGAGAAGATGTCGAGCTACAGCGGCGGCATCTTCGCCGAGTACAAGGAGCAGGCCTCCATCAACCACATCGTGTCGGTGGCCGGGTGGGGCGTCAGCAACGGGACGGAGTACTGGATTGTCCGGAATTCGTGGGGCGAGCCCTGGGTAAGGCGTTCCCACCGCGGCTCCTCCCACCTCGATGGGTCTGTGGTTTGGTGGCTGACAACTCGGCCCGGCGCAGAGGGGCTTCCTGCTCCAGGCCGGGAGCAAGCGCTGTGCGGCCGAGGGGGGGTCCTCCTGGGCTGCACGAGGGCTGTCCCTGTCCTGTGCCTCCGAGTGTGTAtttgtggaagttgctgggccaggaatcgaacctttgacaccacagcagtgacaacatggggtcctttaaccactagcccaccagggaactccaactggaCCGTATTTAGAGCATCCTTGGCCCCATTCGGTGCCGAATGCTCCTCCTCACCCCCTAGGTGTGACAAGCAGAGATGGCTGCAGGCTTTGCCAAAGGCCTCGGGGCTGGGTGGGGCCGGCTGAGAAGCAGGCCCGATCCTGGCTCCTTCAGCCAGCTTATGCCTTTACTGTCATCTCATTAGTTTTCCTGTCATATTTCTGGTTCTCCTAAGTCATACTGTGGAGTGTTTTCAAGACTACTTTTTGAGTTGGGTCAAAAACCCAGAGGAATTAAATGAACTGCCCGAATTTCCATCTCTAAGACCTATTAACCACATTCATGGTTATGTACTGGGACAGAGATTTATGCCAAAATCGCCAGCAGTTTTTATTAAGCAACTGCAAACAGGGAGTGATAGGTAGTTAAGCCACCTGGTCTAAAGAGTCcacattttaattacttaatcAGCTTTTGGCCTTCGGGGGGGCCATGGATCCCTGTGTAACATACGAGTCAAGTTAAATAGTTCCCGGGAGACATTTCCACAGAGGGTCCCAGGAAGAGAAGCGGCAGCTGAGGGCAGGGTTTGGATGCAGCTGGAACCCTGGGGGCAGGACCGGGGCTAACACGCACTACACCCGTGCCCCCGCCCTTCCCCGGGCTGGAATCCCATGgcgggaggcgggaggcgggCGGGCAGGACCgggaggcgggcgggcgggcaggacCGGGGCTaacgccccccccgccccccagggtgAGCGAGGCTGGATGAGGATTGTGACCAGCACCTACAAAGACGGCACGGGCGCCCACTACAACCTTGCCATCGAGGAGAACTGCACCTTCGGGGACCCCATCGTTTGAGGCCGACGTCTCCGGAAGTCTCATGAGCCCAGGCCCGAGGGGACCCCAAAGTCATGGGCACGGGCTTGGTGCTGCCCCGGTGAGAGGGAACTGGGGCTGATGGGCGAGGATGTGCCAGCTGTAGCAGCTGCGAGCACCCCGGAGGGCAGCTGGCAGGGAGCGGCACGGGCTGGAGGGGGACGATGGGCACCTGCACAGGCCACCCTGCCATCCCGAGCAGAGCGGCCCACGTGCCCGCCGCGCTCCTGCGTCTGGAATGTGTTTAAGAGAGTTCAGACCCATCACCAGTTCCTGTCGCCGTgcggttgggggtgggtggggggagatggcAATGTCACCTCACACAAGTGATGAATAAAACGCACGACTCCACACCAGACCCCAGCCTGAGTGCTTTATTTGCGAGAACCACCTACCCCGGGTCTGCGCCTTCCGAGGCAGAAAGACTGCCATGTGTTCTCAGAAACTTAAAGCGTCCGGTCAGAAAACTCACATCAGCTTTGATTTAGGCGTCACACAGTTCATTTAGGCGTCCACCCCGGGGCTGGCAGCTGACCGCTGCCCAGGAGGTAAGATGGACCCAGGCCCGTTAGGGGAGGTGGGGATGAACACTGAACAGAGTTTGGGGCGGCCCTGGATTCCTAGGGAGAGGGGGACCGTTCCCGGGGGCAGCCTTCCACTGACGCGGCTCCCACTCTCCTTTTTAAACGTCGCCCACCTCCTCCCACCAGGGCCCACTTTCAAGACGCTGACTGGGCCTCTTCACCCACCGCTTCTGGGAAGGGCTTTTCCACCGGGGGTCTCCAGGAATGTTCTGGCTAGATCAGTTCACCAGGATGAAGTTAGACTTGCAATGAGCTTCAACCAACACAAGGAAGATGGGCGCCACGTTAGAAAACGGGCGGGAAGCAATGCCGTGGGAAACTGGGCAACGGCAGCAGAGGCCCCCGGGCAAAACCCACCTATGAACTCCGTCACGGGGTCGTGCTCGCCTTCGGTTTTAATGGTGCCTGCGATGCTGTCGTTTTCCAAGATGGGGAGGAAGAGCTGCACGAAGTCAGAGGTGTAGGGAGGCGCGATCACGTCCAGCACCTGGGGAAGAGCACAGCGGGGAGCGGCTCTAACCCACTGGTCAAAGGGCAACAGCGGGcgctcccgtcatggcacagcggaaacgaatccgaccaggaaccatgaggaagcgggttccatccctggcctcgctcagggggttaaggatccggcgttgccgtgagctgtggtgtaggtcacagacacagcttggatcccacattgctgtggctgtggcgaaggccggcagctgtagctccgattggacccccagcctgggaaccgccatatggtgcgggtgtggccctaaaaagacaaaagacaaaaaaaaaaaaaggcaacagtgGCGGGGACCCTCCCTCCCACTCGCTTTCCATCGACAATTCTAATCTACGTTAACACACTGGGGTGGcggggaggagtttccattgcagcgcagcggaaataaatccgactaggatccatgaggatgcaggttcgatccctggcctcgctcagtgggtccgggatcccgcattgccgtgagctgtggtgtaggttgcagacacggctcggatcccacgtggctgtggcataggctggcagctgcagctccaatttggcccctagcctggggacctccacatgccctgagtgtggccctagaaaaagcaaaaaaaccaaaaccaaaaccaaccacaAGACCCCGAGGGGTCCCCAGGGGCAGGTGCCTGGTGTCTGGGTGGCTGCCATCACCAGGGCTGTCAGGAAGCAGTTCTGGCAGGTGCAAGATGACTGAACTGGGCCGGGAAGGGCGCTGCCTGGGGAGGCGGCGAGTGGCGTCTGCTGACCTCGGTCACGAAGTGGCGAATGAGAGAAATGTCGGTGTCCAGCTTCTCCAGACACTTGCGGATGTAACTGACCACGGGCAGCACGTGACCCCGACTCAGCAGGTGCACCATCCTGTCCAGCAGCGTCTTCTTCAGCTCAAGCTACACGAGGGGGCACGGAGACGGGTCTGTCAGGAAGGGGTGGCCTCCCTGAGCCAGGCCACCAAGCCCAGCCGCTGCTCACCTGCTCCATCACGTCCAGCTGGGAGTGCTCCGTCTCAAAGAGCTTGACGAGCAGCTGCAGGACCTGGGGGTGCAGGAGCTGGTGGCAGGTGCTGATCTACAAACAGGTCGGGGGGAGCCGCCCTGAGCACGAGGCTGCGTCTGGCTCAGCAGCAGCCAGAGAACTGCTGTCCCAGCCACAGCCGCCAAGGACGGCCCATGGCCGATGACGGtggcccccaccctggcccagggctgctgCGTTCTGTCCTATCTTCATCCTGTTGGGGACACTTGACAAAAACGGAAATCTATGGAGCCAATGAAACGAGCTCCTTAAAAGCTAATTCTCGGAGTTGCCAGGTGGCCtcgcagttaaggatctggcactgtcattgctatggctcaggtttgatccctggcccagaaacgtcaGCAGgcctgtggccaaaaaaaaaaaaaggaggaaacccctcactttgaaaagaaataactagctttgaaaaaaatgtcttctgaaGGCACGGAACGGTGAGGTGTGGGTTTCCGCGGCAGGCGGCAGAGACGGAGCTTTGCGGGGAGGACCCTACCTCGTCCAGCAAGGCCAGGTGGACCGGGGTGTGGTCAGTCTGCAGCTGGAAATACCTCGGTTCCGATACCGTCCAGTCCACCCACTTCAGCACACCCATCGCCACCACGGGAAACCTGCAGGCCAATCGGGCAGAACGCTTCCTTGACGTGACGTTTTTAAAAGAGTCAATTCCACACCTACACGCCTGGGAAGGTTCGACAGTGCAAACGGCCTGATGAGAAGAGCCCCCTCTCAGGTGTGGGCGCGCGACCCCAGATTCCGGCCTCAGCTTAGACCACTTTGCTGGTTTAAGAGGAAAAGACCATTAACGCAACACCCCGGGAGCTTGGTGGACTGGGCTGAAGCTGACGCTCACTTAGCAAACCCTTTCTTTCGCCCAAGTACAAGCAACGGAGGACAGACGCACGTCCCCCGGAAAAGCTTCCAGGGGACGGAGGTTGAAATAACTGACGTGACCAGACAATAGCACTCTGTTGGCCTAACTTTTACTATAAATAGATCCTTCCCTTCCAATCAACTTTTGTCTTACTTGATGGGTCTTACTTTCCTTTAAGTCTAATCTGTGAACAGACTTCCGGCAAGTAAACACCTGAAGTGACTCATGCTGCGAATACAACAGTTAAAAGTTCTATGTagttaaaacacaaagaaaaaaggagggagaggtgCCATGAATAAGTATCTGTGAACCCTGCGATTTTCTGAGCTTTTACTGTGAAGACCTAGCCGCCCTTCCCCAGAGAAGAGTGAGGTCGCTGCCCACCTGATGCACTGGTAGAGGGTGCTCAGCTCCGCCACGAGCTCCGACGCCCCCTTGTTCTCGTTACAGCACAAGTTGTGAACAGTTTCAACGGCTTTCGACGTGGACTTCAGCTCGTCTTTATTGATGCTCACGCGCTTGTTCTGAAAACACGCGAAAGGCAGAGAATCCCACGGGGCGGGGCCCGGCTTCGCCCCCCTCTGCCCATCACTGCCCACCCCCCCGCCCGAGGCCCCCCTGTCCAGACACACAGCAGCCAGGCGCTGGGACCAGCAGGACGGGCGCGTGCGGCTCAGGGCCCTGGTCACGCCTCAAAGCACAGGCTGAATCAGCATCACGCGTGCTGCGCACACGGTCTTCTACGTTTTTTGAAACTCTACTGGCGTGGAGCCGACGGCCCGTGCTTTCCTGTCAGCCCCTGGACTGTGTGACGCCCAGAGACTCGAGAAGGCCTTTCAGCTGCTGGGCTCCCCACTGCCTGCAGCCAAACTCCCAAGTGATCTCAAGGAGGGGGTCTCGGTCCCCGCAGGCCCGGGCGCCGCGCGCGCGGGCCGTACCTTCTTCCAGGTCTCCACCACGCTCGCCGCGTACGCCAGGATGTGGATGTACTTGTGCTTGTGGTCCTGGTTGATGCGGGCCCCCGGCTTGAAGAGGGACTGCATGAACAGGTCCAGGAAGGCCGGCACGCGGATCTGCAAAGCAACGCGCCGCGCGTGGACCCCCTGCCACGCGGGGCCGAGCGCGGGCCGAGGCGGGGGCCGGCCCGTCTCAGCAGGAAGCGGCGCTCACGGACCAGGAAGGCGCCCGGGAGGAAGGCAGCCCTCCAAGCCGCGCGCGCCGACCGACTGGCAGGGGCAGCGGCCCGTGCTGCCGTCACGCGAAAAGCCACTTACGAGCTCCACGGGCGGCGGGTCCATGCTCGTGAACATCTTGAACAGGACGGTGATGTCGGCCGGGTTCAGGGCCCCTTTGGACAGCAtggcccccagggcctggcaagCCCTGGGGTAGGAGGCCGCTGTGCCCAGGGCCAGCGTGATCTGACTGGCGTCATGGCCTCTGGGAGAGAAGAGCACACGGCCGTCAGGCCCCAGGCGGGacctgtgccccccacccccccaccccccgcagacGGCTCTGCGTGGCCGGGGCCCCTCGGCTCTCGCGTGGGTCTGTCTCGCCCAGGACGCTCACTACTGCCTGCGCCGTGACAACCACCCTGCACACGCGGCTCGCAGACCTAGAGGGGGGCAGGCACGTTCCAAGCACCTCAGGACCCCGCCAGCAGAACACGAGGCAGCCGGGGCTGCTTCTGTTCTGCGGGATACGGACGACCACACCCGGGACCACCGAACGGCGACCTCAGGACCACTGTCGTCTGTCACCGGCGAACCCCAATATTCTGGGAACTCGGGTTCGTAAATACAGGGAGTTAAATAGTAAACACCTGACAAAACATTCACTCAAGCAAAACTTCCGAAAGCAAGCTCTCCGCACTCAGAAAGGACCCCGCTCCTCCAGCTCTACCAGGTAAAAGGAAGGGCGCCTATGTGTCGGAACAGGAGCACCGGGAGTCTGGGTGTGGACTCAGGGCAAcgcggggtgggggtgctgagCGGAAGCGGGGCTCACTTCTCCTGGGCGAAGCGCTGCACCTCCTGCGCGACCCTGCGCACGGCCGAGCCCCCCTGCTCCTCCTGGGCCAGCACGGACATCATGGCCTGGGCGAACAGGTACGTGTGCTCGCCGTGGCACACCATCTTCTGCAAAAGCGCAGGGGAGGGCGTCTGGGGCTTCAGGACCCCGGTAACGCCAAGTGCAGACGCAAGAGACTGCAAGGGGCCTGCGCGGGCTTCTGTCTCGGGAGGGGCCTTCTACCCGACGTTCTCCAAGCAGCCCCCTCCTGGGGTTTTCTgtcttttacggccacacctgtggcatgtggaggttcccaggctgggggggtcacacgggagctgcagctgctggcctacaccacagccacagcaacacgggatccgggctgtgtccacgacctgcaccacagctcacagcaatgctggatccttaacccacggagcgaggccagggatcgaaccggtgtcctcatggacactagtcatttcgttgccactgagccacacatcgggaactccagagcagccTCCTCCTAATCTGAGCCGCATAAAGAACTCACAGCGAACTCCGGGAGATGTTTCTCAAGGTTTTCCTCTCCTCCATCCAGAATTGTAGCCAGAGAGGTGCGAAGCACCCTAGAAAACACTTCCAGCTGCTGGCAGGCTGTGGACACGCTGGTTATCTCCCCTTGGTACCCCGCGTCGGAAATAAGCTACGACAcaaaaataagccagacacagtcACGAAGCCGTGGGGACCCGTCACGAAGCCGTGGGGAGCCACCCACAGGAAGGGGGGCAGACGGCGGAGTCCAGGGTCAGAGGGGGCAAGATGCACTGGTGGCAGGTGTCAAAGCTTCACTCGGATGCCCACCTGACCACTAAGCAGGTCTGCGGCCCAGCCAAGCCCCGCCTTGGCTCCCCGTGTGAGACCGGGCCTGCTCAAGGGCGCCTGTCTGTCCCCACACCACGGGCCCTGAACACGTCCCTGCCAGATGCTGAAGCGCAGCCCACGTCAAAGACACGAGGGCCATGCCTCTCCTTCTCAGCGTGTGAGTGACTGAAGCCAAGTGATGAAATCCTTCACCAGAACGGCAAAGGCGCTTTCCAAAGGGCGGGCCGCCAGCTCGCCAGCCCAAGCCAGGCCTGAGTCACCAACGCTGCCGTCTTTCTCTGGCCCTAGGACCCCTCCTACCTTGACAGTGAAGTTAAGCATCAAGCAGTCCGGGTGGGCTTCTGCCAGCTTGTAGAACAGATCCCTCCACGTGGTGTGCGCGATCATCTGTTCCAGCCACGCGGGGGTCTGCCAGGGGAGGCCGCGCTTCAGCCTGAGTGCAGGTGGCGCTGTGCCAACAGCCTCGGGCTcccggctgggggggggggggccgagCTCTGAGCTTTGGGACCCAGGGCTGGAGGGCTGCACAGAGCCCGGTGGCAGGGCCAGAGACGGAAGGCCCACTCGCAGCCTTCGGaggccccagcccctgacaaGCAGGGCCTGGGACGCCCACGCCTGGCGCAGCACCACGCACACAACTGCCGCCTGTCCAGCAGCGCGTGCCCTTGGCAACGTAAGCAACGCAGGTGGTGTATCCATCACCACGTGGCGCAGCCACGGTCTCTGTGATGATGACAGTGGCAGACCTGGTGCCGAACCCACCTCCcaaggctgctcccacggcaggCCACTCCTGGGAGACGGGGCTCCGGGGACAGGCAACTGGGATGTAAGACCACCCACCCACGGAGGTTTCTGGAACTTTCTGGACACTGCACTAGCGTCTAAGGCTCTC belongs to Phacochoerus africanus isolate WHEZ1 chromosome 3, ROS_Pafr_v1, whole genome shotgun sequence and includes:
- the NELFCD gene encoding negative elongation factor C/D isoform X3, translating into MNVDKRPQILSSVEPVQVQETVENHLKSLLIKHFDPRKADSIFTEEGETPAWLEQMIAHTTWRDLFYKLAEAHPDCLMLNFTVKLISDAGYQGEITSVSTACQQLEVFSRVLRTSLATILDGGEENLEKHLPEFAKMVCHGEHTYLFAQAMMSVLAQEEQGGSAVRRVAQEVQRFAQEKGHDASQITLALGTAASYPRACQALGAMLSKGALNPADITVLFKMFTSMDPPPVELIRVPAFLDLFMQSLFKPGARINQDHKHKYIHILAYAASVVETWKKNKRVSINKDELKSTSKAVETVHNLCCNENKGASELVAELSTLYQCIRFPVVAMGVLKWVDWTVSEPRYFQLQTDHTPVHLALLDEISTCHQLLHPQVLQLLVKLFETEHSQLDVMEQLELKKTLLDRMVHLLSRGHVLPVVSYIRKCLEKLDTDISLIRHFVTEVLDVIAPPYTSDFVQLFLPILENDSIAGTIKTEGEHDPVTEFIAHCKSNFILVN
- the NELFCD gene encoding negative elongation factor C/D isoform X1 — encoded protein: MAGAAPGAIMDEDYFGSAAEWGDEADGGQQEDDYGEGEDDAEVQQECLHKFSTRDYIMEPSIFNTLKRYFQAGGSPENVIQLLSENYTAVAQTVNLLAEWLIQTGVEPVQVQETVENHLKSLLIKHFDPRKADSIFTEEGETPAWLEQMIAHTTWRDLFYKLAEAHPDCLMLNFTVKLISDAGYQGEITSVSTACQQLEVFSRVLRTSLATILDGGEENLEKHLPEFAKMVCHGEHTYLFAQAMMSVLAQEEQGGSAVRRVAQEVQRFAQEKGHDASQITLALGTAASYPRACQALGAMLSKGALNPADITVLFKMFTSMDPPPVELIRVPAFLDLFMQSLFKPGARINQDHKHKYIHILAYAASVVETWKKNKRVSINKDELKSTSKAVETVHNLCCNENKGASELVAELSTLYQCIRFPVVAMGVLKWVDWTVSEPRYFQLQTDHTPVHLALLDEISTCHQLLHPQVLQLLVKLFETEHSQLDVMEQLELKKTLLDRMVHLLSRGHVLPVVSYIRKCLEKLDTDISLIRHFVTEVLDVIAPPYTSDFVQLFLPILENDSIAGTIKTEGEHDPVTEFIAHCKSNFILVN
- the NELFCD gene encoding negative elongation factor C/D isoform X2, which produces MAGAAPGAIMDEDYFGSAAEWGDEADGGQQEDDYGEGEDDAEVQQECLHKFSTRDYIMEPSIFNTLKRYFQAGGSPENVIQLLSENYTAVAQTVNLLAEWLIQTGVEPVQVQETVENHLKSLLIKHFDPRKADSIFTEEGETPAWLEQMIAHTTWRDLFYKLAEAHPDCLMLNFTVKLISDAGYQGEITSVSTACQQLEVFSRVLRTSLATILDGGEENLEKHLPEFAAMMSVLAQEEQGGSAVRRVAQEVQRFAQEKGHDASQITLALGTAASYPRACQALGAMLSKGALNPADITVLFKMFTSMDPPPVELIRVPAFLDLFMQSLFKPGARINQDHKHKYIHILAYAASVVETWKKNKRVSINKDELKSTSKAVETVHNLCCNENKGASELVAELSTLYQCIRFPVVAMGVLKWVDWTVSEPRYFQLQTDHTPVHLALLDEISTCHQLLHPQVLQLLVKLFETEHSQLDVMEQLELKKTLLDRMVHLLSRGHVLPVVSYIRKCLEKLDTDISLIRHFVTEVLDVIAPPYTSDFVQLFLPILENDSIAGTIKTEGEHDPVTEFIAHCKSNFILVN